DNA from Paraburkholderia sp. PGU19:
GACGCCCATGCCGAAGGCCACGGCGAAGATCTTCGACCAGAACAGACAAAGATCTTTGTAGTAGGCCTTACCGGTTTTGAGCCAGCGCCATTCGAGGACGGCGATGAAGCTGGCGAGCCCGATGCTGAGGGCAGGAAAGATGATGTGAAACGAGACCGTGAACGCGAACTGCATGCGTGCGAGGTCGAAGGCGGAGATTGCGGTGGTCATGTGTCCGAATCCGGGTTCGTGCAGATGACCGCAAGCGTAGGGGAATGTTTGTGGTTTTGCTGCGGCGCTTTGTGTGGCGATTTGGCGCAGATTCGCGCTTCTGTGGGCGCGCTTTTTTGCTGTAAGCAGTTGATCTGGATCAGGATTTGGATTTGCTGGGTTGCGCGGCGGGCGCATGCGATTGTGAGGGAAGTGCGGCAATCGACCGCGTCGCAGCACGCGTTTTGCTGATGTTTTGTCGATGTTGCGCGACGCGGTTGTGTGGTGGGATGTCGCAGTGGGTTTGGGTTTTTTGTCTGCGACGCTGGGTGGGGCGGTTTGTTTTGCGCGGGCGGTTTGGGTGTTCTAGCCTTTGCGGTGGCATCCGGTTTGGTTTTTTGGGCCTTTGCGCTGGCATCCGCGTTGTGTCTTCGTGCTTCACGCGTCGCCCCGCACAGGGGCGACGCGTGAAGCACGCTAACAAAACGCGGATGCCAGCGCAAAGGCTAGAACACCCAAACCAAACCGCCCGCGCAAAACAAACCGCCCCACCCAACGTCGCAGACAAACAAAAAAACCTCACCCAACATCAGACCAAAGCTTCCCCCCCGTAGCCCAGTTCTCCCGTTTGACATCAACAAGCACAATATCAACAGAATTCGGCTCGACATTCAGCGACTCGCACGTCGCCTTCGTAATAGCCTCAACGAAC
Protein-coding regions in this window:
- a CDS encoding 4-oxalocrotonate tautomerase codes for the protein MPTFHIELFEGRTVEQKRQFVEAITKATCESLNVEPNSVDIVLVDVKRENWATGGKLWSDVG